A single genomic interval of Agarivorans aestuarii harbors:
- a CDS encoding YfaZ family outer membrane protein, whose product MFKRSLLVASLFAVSSTAALASSIKFDLNNDVFETGFATEIAPGAEMSANYMYSRPEGDLADFGIKATHQQDIHKFAIGAKFTKLWANHRANPHAFAIGGDYSIAIAQNLKVSGSAYYAPSVLTSSELNRYYDLDAKIAYSIMPQADVYLGYRAIQFRYTNEPDLDFTKGLYIGAAFNF is encoded by the coding sequence ATGTTTAAGCGTTCTTTGTTAGTGGCGAGTCTATTCGCTGTAAGTAGTACCGCAGCCTTAGCGAGTTCAATTAAGTTTGACCTTAATAACGACGTTTTTGAAACTGGCTTTGCAACAGAAATAGCACCTGGCGCAGAGATGTCAGCCAACTATATGTACTCTCGTCCAGAGGGTGATTTAGCAGACTTCGGCATTAAAGCGACCCACCAGCAAGACATTCATAAATTTGCCATTGGCGCTAAATTTACCAAGCTTTGGGCAAACCACCGCGCAAACCCTCATGCCTTCGCGATTGGTGGCGACTACAGCATTGCTATCGCTCAAAACCTAAAAGTATCTGGCAGTGCTTATTATGCGCCGTCGGTATTAACCAGCAGTGAGCTAAATCGTTACTACGATTTAGACGCAAAAATTGCCTACTCGATCATGCCTCAAGCAGATGTTTACCTAGGCTACCGCGCGATTCAGTTCCGTTACACTAACGAACCCGATTTAGATTTTACTAAAGGCCTTTATATTGGTGCCGCCTTTAACTTCTAA
- the aqpZ gene encoding aquaporin Z — protein sequence MPLFNRLIAEGIGTFWLVLGGCGSAVLAAAFPEVGIGLVGVSIAFGLTVLTMAYSIGHISGCHLNPAVTIGLTVAGRFSKVDVFPYICAQLLGGFVGAIILYLIASGSGDYDLASHGLASNGYDMHSPGGYTLIAALVCEIVMTFMFIFIILGATDERAPAGFAPIAIGLGLTLIHLISIPVTNTSVNPARSTAPALIEGGIALGQLWLFWVAPLIGAVCAALMYKQVSAKN from the coding sequence ATGCCGTTGTTTAATCGTTTAATTGCCGAAGGGATCGGCACATTTTGGTTGGTATTAGGTGGATGTGGCAGTGCGGTTTTAGCTGCTGCTTTTCCCGAAGTGGGGATTGGCTTAGTCGGCGTGTCTATCGCCTTTGGCTTAACGGTGCTTACCATGGCTTATTCCATTGGCCATATTTCTGGTTGCCATTTAAACCCAGCGGTTACTATTGGTTTAACCGTTGCCGGGCGTTTTTCTAAAGTAGATGTGTTTCCTTATATTTGTGCCCAATTGCTTGGCGGTTTTGTAGGTGCAATTATTCTGTATTTAATTGCCAGCGGCAGTGGTGATTATGATTTAGCCAGTCACGGTTTAGCCAGTAATGGCTATGACATGCATTCACCGGGTGGCTATACACTAATCGCAGCTTTGGTCTGTGAAATTGTGATGACTTTTATGTTCATTTTCATAATTTTGGGAGCAACCGATGAGCGTGCGCCAGCTGGATTCGCCCCCATTGCTATTGGCCTGGGTTTAACCCTTATTCACCTCATCTCTATTCCGGTGACGAATACATCGGTTAACCCGGCACGAAGCACCGCACCAGCGCTTATTGAGGGCGGCATTGCCTTAGGCCAGCTTTGGCTATTTTGGGTAGCACCGCTAATTGGCGCGGTATGTGCTGCCCTTATGTATAAGCAGGTATCGGCTAAAAACTAA
- a CDS encoding TRAP transporter substrate-binding protein, with amino-acid sequence MRKGLLCFAALLASCFSINAIAEGKVYKLKLAESWPTKFPLLDTGVQRFAKMAEQMSDGRLQIRVDSANKHKAPLGIFDLVKSGQYDMGHSASYYYKGKVPNTMFFTTMPFGMTAMEQHAWYSYGGGKELMAKVYEPHNLLTFPGGNTGVQMGGWFRNEINSVDDLQNLKMRIPGFAGEVLAKLGATPVNIPPAELYTALERNTIDALEWVGPSLDLRMGFHKIAPYYYTGWHEPGSENMFLLNKKKFESLPADLQAILETAMRASAFDIYVEATAMSTNNWATMLQEYPDIKVRTFPKEVLVALKKANDELLAEHAARDPLAKEIIESQQSFTEKARAYTLISDLGYLESTKDL; translated from the coding sequence ATGAGAAAAGGATTGCTCTGTTTCGCTGCGTTGTTGGCGAGCTGCTTTTCAATTAATGCCATTGCTGAAGGCAAGGTTTACAAGCTTAAATTGGCAGAGTCTTGGCCAACCAAATTCCCATTGCTGGATACCGGAGTACAGCGTTTTGCCAAAATGGCTGAACAGATGTCAGATGGCCGATTACAAATTCGGGTAGATTCTGCTAACAAACATAAAGCCCCTTTGGGCATATTTGATCTGGTAAAAAGCGGCCAATATGACATGGGCCACTCTGCTTCTTACTACTATAAAGGCAAGGTGCCCAACACCATGTTCTTCACCACCATGCCTTTTGGCATGACAGCAATGGAGCAACACGCTTGGTATAGCTATGGTGGTGGCAAAGAACTTATGGCGAAGGTGTATGAGCCGCATAACTTGCTAACCTTCCCAGGTGGCAATACTGGTGTACAAATGGGTGGCTGGTTTCGTAACGAAATAAACAGCGTTGATGACCTACAAAATCTAAAAATGCGTATTCCTGGTTTTGCCGGAGAAGTATTAGCCAAGCTGGGTGCTACGCCGGTAAACATTCCACCGGCTGAGTTATATACCGCACTTGAGCGCAATACCATTGATGCCTTGGAGTGGGTTGGGCCATCGCTTGATTTACGTATGGGCTTTCACAAAATAGCGCCTTACTACTACACCGGTTGGCATGAGCCAGGTTCAGAGAACATGTTTCTTCTGAACAAAAAGAAGTTTGAGTCTTTACCAGCCGATTTACAGGCGATACTCGAAACCGCAATGCGCGCATCTGCCTTTGATATTTACGTAGAAGCCACTGCAATGAGCACTAATAACTGGGCAACTATGCTGCAAGAGTATCCAGACATTAAAGTACGTACTTTTCCTAAAGAAGTATTAGTGGCATTGAAAAAAGCCAATGATGAGCTGTTAGCGGAACATGCTGCTCGTGATCCATTAGCTAAAGAGATTATCGAGTCGCAGCAAAGCTTCACAGAAAAAGCGCGCGCCTATACGCTGATTTCTGATTTAGGTTACCTAGAGAGCACCAAAGATTTGTAA
- a CDS encoding NADPH:quinone reductase yields the protein MQAIQAQHHGDQLRLKQITDLQANEEQILIKVEAAGVNPVDTYIVAGTNNYTATFPHTPGKDAAGTIVQLGAKVSGFKIGQRVYCAGTLSGASAELCLASPQQVHPLPDCLSYEQGACLGTPYATAWRALFIRAHSQSAETVLIHGASGGVGLAAIQLAKAAGCRVFATAGSEAGLALLKQQGADVVANHHQAEHYQTLQQAGKVDVILEMLANQNLGDDLPLLNKGGRVVVIGSRGSVEINPRDLMARDACVMGMALANADSQQLTQIHAAIYAGATAGFIRPVISQSFNLADTTLAHEAVMQAGATGNIVVKVAN from the coding sequence ATGCAAGCTATCCAAGCCCAACATCATGGCGACCAACTTAGGCTTAAGCAGATTACCGATTTACAAGCTAACGAAGAGCAGATCCTAATAAAGGTTGAGGCAGCAGGTGTAAATCCGGTTGATACTTATATTGTTGCGGGAACCAACAACTACACGGCCACCTTTCCTCATACTCCAGGAAAAGATGCTGCCGGCACTATTGTGCAATTGGGAGCAAAGGTAAGCGGCTTCAAAATAGGCCAGCGAGTCTATTGTGCAGGCACCTTAAGTGGCGCCAGCGCTGAATTATGTTTAGCCAGCCCACAGCAAGTTCATCCGCTTCCCGACTGTTTAAGCTATGAACAAGGCGCTTGCTTAGGAACACCCTATGCCACTGCTTGGCGGGCATTGTTTATTCGTGCCCATAGCCAATCGGCAGAAACGGTATTAATACATGGCGCGAGCGGCGGCGTAGGTTTAGCGGCAATTCAATTAGCGAAAGCTGCGGGCTGCAGAGTTTTCGCCACCGCAGGCAGCGAAGCTGGCTTGGCCTTATTAAAGCAACAAGGGGCCGATGTGGTTGCCAATCACCACCAAGCGGAGCATTACCAAACGCTGCAACAGGCAGGCAAGGTGGATGTAATTCTTGAAATGCTGGCTAATCAGAACTTGGGAGATGATTTGCCCTTACTAAATAAAGGCGGACGAGTAGTGGTAATAGGCAGCCGTGGTAGCGTTGAAATTAACCCTCGCGACTTAATGGCTCGAGATGCCTGCGTTATGGGCATGGCCCTAGCTAATGCTGACAGCCAACAACTTACTCAAATTCACGCTGCCATTTATGCTGGCGCTACCGCTGGCTTTATTCGCCCAGTCATCAGCCAGAGCTTTAACTTAGCTGACACCACTTTAGCCCATGAAGCAGTTATGCAAGCAGGTGCCACTGGCAATATAGTGGTCAAGGTTGCTAACTAA
- a CDS encoding DNA-3-methyladenine glycosylase I produces the protein MPTLQRCPWCGSDQLYQQYHDKVWGRPVYDSVELFAKLCLDGQQAGLSWITILRKQQSYYQAYAQFQAEKIALFTEQDCQRLMENKGIVRNKLKINSIVKNAKAYLAIEASGQAFNQYIWQFVGGKTIVNSYANLQEIPTESPESQTMSKALKKAGFSFVGPTICYAFMQAVGMVNDHITGCHVYQETVAQAKV, from the coding sequence ATGCCCACTCTGCAACGTTGCCCTTGGTGCGGAAGCGATCAGCTGTATCAACAATATCATGACAAAGTGTGGGGCCGCCCTGTTTATGACTCCGTCGAGTTATTTGCCAAACTCTGCTTAGACGGGCAACAAGCGGGTTTATCGTGGATAACTATATTGCGGAAGCAGCAAAGCTACTATCAAGCCTATGCTCAGTTCCAAGCAGAAAAAATTGCTTTGTTTACAGAGCAAGATTGTCAGCGCTTGATGGAAAATAAAGGGATCGTTCGCAATAAACTTAAGATCAATTCCATCGTGAAAAATGCCAAAGCCTATTTAGCTATCGAGGCTAGCGGCCAAGCTTTTAATCAATACATCTGGCAGTTTGTCGGTGGTAAAACCATTGTAAACAGCTACGCGAATTTGCAAGAGATCCCAACGGAAAGCCCAGAGTCACAAACCATGTCAAAAGCCTTAAAGAAAGCTGGTTTTAGTTTTGTTGGCCCCACTATTTGTTATGCATTTATGCAAGCTGTAGGCATGGTGAACGATCACATCACTGGCTGTCATGTGTATCAAGAAACGGTAGCGCAGGCAAAAGTGTAA